A window of Syntrophales bacterium genomic DNA:
TGGGGGGAGATGAACCTCAGGGCCCTGGTGACACTGAAAGAGGCTTTCGGTTTGCCCGTCGGCATCTCCGACCACACGCCGGGAAGCCTGGTTCCCATCGCCGCCGTTACCCTCGGGGCGACGGTTGTGGAAAAACATGTCACTTTCGATCGGTCCCTGCCGGGTCCGGATCATCCTTTCGCCATGACCATGGAGGAATTCGGCGAAATGGCCCGCCAGGTGCGGTGCCTCGAGGAAGCCCTTGGTACGGGCGGCAAGGAGCCTGCGCCGTCGGAGCTGGCAAAACAGCACCGTATGCGCCGGGGGGTTTACGATCCGGTTACCTTTGTCCCGACCGATGACGAGGACGGGGCCTGGCTTCGCCCGGTACCCGAGGGGCAGCCGGTGAACCGGTGTTGAGAAGGAGCGTCTGTAGATGAAGAAGGCAAGAGACGCGAAACGAGTCGCCATCATTGAGGCCCGGATGAAGTCCACCCGTCTTCCAGGGAAGGTGCTCCGCCCAATCATGGGCAGACCCATGCTGGATCTTCTCGTCGAGCGGCTGCAGCAGGCACGGAACCTTGACCAGATTGTTGTGGCCACGACGGACAGTGATGCGGACGAGCCCATCGAGGCCCTGGCGCAGCAGCTCGGGATCGGCTGCCACCGAGGCAGCGAGGAGGATGTGCTGGACAGGGTTCTCACCGCCGCCCGGCGCTTCGAGGCGGATGTCATCGTGGAGGTGACGGCGGACTGTCCGCTCATCGAGGCATCGAAGGTCGACGACATGTTGCGCTCCTATCAATACATGGACGTGGACTTCATGGGGAACCGGCTGGACGGCACCTATCCGGTGGGCTTGGGGATGCGCATCTTTTCGAGGGATGTTCTGGAAAGGATCGATAGCCTGACCCGGGACCCGGTGGATCGCGAACATGTCACGCTCTATGTCTGGGAACACCCGGACATCTTCTCCATCTACCACTTCCAGAACAACCTGGACCGGCGATACTGGGATATCCGCCTGACGGTGGATACGAAAGAGGACTT
This region includes:
- a CDS encoding glycosyltransferase family protein, which translates into the protein MKKARDAKRVAIIEARMKSTRLPGKVLRPIMGRPMLDLLVERLQQARNLDQIVVATTDSDADEPIEALAQQLGIGCHRGSEEDVLDRVLTAARRFEADVIVEVTADCPLIEASKVDDMLRSYQYMDVDFMGNRLDGTYPVGLGMRIFSRDVLERIDSLTRDPVDREHVTLYVWEHPDIFSIYHFQNNLDRRYWDIRLTVDTKEDFAFIETVFEELYPLNPRFGLYDIIDLLERRPELMDINRHVRQKPVR